A stretch of Leucobacter aridicollis DNA encodes these proteins:
- a CDS encoding type B 50S ribosomal protein L31 — protein MKTEIHPEYNAIVFRDLASGETFLTRSTLTSDKTIELDGATYPVLDVEISSASHPFYTGKQRIMDSAGRVEKFNQRFKAFGA, from the coding sequence ATGAAGACCGAGATTCACCCCGAGTACAACGCCATCGTGTTCCGCGACCTTGCGTCGGGGGAGACCTTCCTCACGCGTTCGACTCTCACGAGCGACAAGACCATCGAGCTCGACGGCGCTACCTACCCGGTACTCGACGTTGAAATCTCGAGCGCTTCGCACCCGTTCTACACGGGCAAGCAGCGCATCATGGACTCGGCCGGCCGCGTCGAGAAGTTCAACCAGCGCTTCAAGGCATTCGGCGCGTAA
- a CDS encoding SURF1 family protein, translating into MTEARVGWSFLYSKRWIGYFALLVVFAIACVYLGNWQFDRRAQARDEISRIDRNYGADPVPIAEALPHPTDFDIDEHKWLTVTLEGSYEDSAVLSRNRPGPDGVGADIIVPFRTTDGKVFFVDRGWVAASGTDIEDAFATLPQPPAGTVEVVTRLRASEPEVDGRSSAGRTVASINVPEIAEVTGVQGEVYSGAYGMLVSETPAAEHGVLPPKPERDEGPHLSYALQWYVFILIAAIGVAYAARQEYKNLNAGSDEVREMEEKSHARKRRRGPSDADVEDALLDA; encoded by the coding sequence ATGACTGAGGCGCGCGTTGGCTGGTCGTTCCTGTATTCGAAGCGTTGGATTGGGTACTTTGCGCTGCTCGTTGTGTTCGCGATCGCGTGCGTGTATCTCGGCAACTGGCAGTTTGATCGTCGGGCGCAGGCCCGCGACGAGATCTCGCGGATCGACCGCAACTACGGCGCCGATCCCGTCCCGATCGCCGAAGCGCTGCCACACCCGACGGATTTCGATATCGACGAGCACAAGTGGCTGACAGTCACGCTCGAAGGCAGCTACGAGGACTCGGCCGTGCTGTCGCGCAACCGCCCGGGGCCCGACGGCGTCGGCGCTGACATCATCGTGCCGTTCCGCACGACCGACGGCAAGGTCTTCTTCGTCGACCGCGGCTGGGTTGCCGCGAGCGGCACCGACATCGAGGACGCGTTCGCGACGCTGCCGCAGCCTCCCGCCGGCACGGTCGAGGTCGTGACCCGGCTCCGCGCGAGCGAACCCGAGGTTGACGGCCGCAGCTCGGCCGGCCGGACCGTCGCAAGCATCAACGTCCCGGAGATCGCCGAGGTCACCGGCGTGCAGGGTGAGGTGTACTCGGGGGCGTACGGCATGCTCGTGTCCGAGACGCCTGCCGCCGAGCACGGCGTGCTCCCGCCGAAGCCCGAGCGCGACGAGGGCCCGCATCTGTCGTACGCGCTGCAGTGGTATGTGTTCATCCTCATCGCCGCCATCGGTGTCGCCTATGCCGCGCGGCAGGAGTACAAGAACCTCAACGCGGGCAGCGACGAGGTTCGCGAGATGGAGGAGAAGTCGCACGCGCGCAAGCGGCGGCGCGGCCCGAGCGACGCGGACGTGGAGGATGCGCTGCTCGATGCCTAG
- the serB gene encoding phosphoserine phosphatase SerB, producing the protein MSVTPLVVLDCDSTTIQDEVIELLADAAGTRELVAEVTERAMRGELDFAESLAERVATLTGTPEAVFGQAYARVRLSPGIRELIAAVHERGGKVGVVSGGFHEVLDPIAEDLGLDFWRANRLEVADGALTGRTVGPVIDAEAKAVALAEWAEASGIPLSATVAIGDGANDLKMMAVAAIGVGYNAKPIVREQADVSIEGDLGQAIPLLDRLT; encoded by the coding sequence ATGAGCGTTACCCCACTCGTCGTTCTCGACTGCGATTCCACGACCATCCAAGACGAGGTCATTGAGCTCCTCGCCGACGCGGCAGGCACGCGCGAACTCGTCGCCGAGGTGACCGAGCGGGCGATGCGCGGCGAGCTCGACTTCGCCGAGAGTCTTGCCGAGCGGGTGGCCACCCTGACCGGGACGCCGGAGGCCGTGTTCGGGCAGGCGTACGCGCGGGTGCGCCTCTCCCCCGGTATCCGTGAACTCATTGCGGCGGTGCACGAGCGTGGCGGCAAGGTCGGGGTCGTGTCTGGCGGATTCCACGAGGTGCTCGACCCGATTGCTGAGGATCTCGGTCTCGACTTCTGGCGAGCGAATCGGCTCGAAGTCGCCGATGGCGCGCTCACCGGCCGCACCGTTGGTCCGGTGATCGACGCGGAGGCGAAGGCTGTGGCGCTCGCCGAGTGGGCCGAGGCGAGCGGAATCCCGCTCTCGGCGACCGTCGCGATCGGCGACGGCGCGAACGACCTCAAGATGATGGCTGTCGCAGCGATCGGTGTCGGCTACAACGCGAAGCCGATCGTCCGGGAACAGGCCGACGTGTCGATCGAGGGCGACCTCGGTCAGGCGATCCCGCTGCTGGATCGCCTGACCTAG
- a CDS encoding DUF3099 domain-containing protein: MPRKSGETPSYRVTSAGVNPTEDRAHRMKMYFIAMTLRLACVLSLFWVTGWWLVFPIVGAIVLPWFAVMVGNAVAYGGEETVAAPDPLELSPGDTAEPETPHEPEAASELLIVDVDPVRRSSTPPPSAHQASEEETA; encoded by the coding sequence ATGCCAAGAAAGAGCGGCGAGACGCCGAGCTACAGGGTGACCTCGGCCGGGGTGAACCCGACCGAGGATCGAGCTCACCGCATGAAGATGTACTTCATCGCGATGACGCTCCGGCTCGCCTGCGTGCTGTCGCTCTTCTGGGTGACGGGCTGGTGGCTCGTCTTTCCTATTGTGGGGGCGATCGTGCTCCCCTGGTTCGCCGTGATGGTGGGCAACGCCGTCGCCTACGGCGGCGAAGAGACAGTGGCGGCGCCAGACCCGCTCGAGCTGTCCCCCGGCGACACGGCCGAGCCGGAGACGCCGCACGAGCCGGAGGCGGCGAGCGAGTTGCTCATTGTCGACGTCGACCCCGTGCGACGGTCGTCGACGCCTCCGCCGAGCGCCCATCAAGCCTCCGAGGAGGAGACCGCGTGA
- a CDS encoding alpha/beta fold hydrolase, which yields MPEHPPHLIPTLGVDTRDWIFGDPAGAPVILVHGFRGDHHGLQGIAAGLAATAPGFAFHVPDLPGFGQTPALPGRTHDLAAFGEWLVAFSREVAPQGAIILGHSFGSLVVSSALAQGADSTRTILINPISAPALEGPQAVLTQLAIAYYRIANALPERAAKGLLGNTLIVRGMSEVMAKTRDRELRAWIHDQHDRYFSSFSDSRSLLEAFRASVSHTVAEHAAAYDMPTLIIAGERDDITPLAKQLDLQRMIPNAELLILPGTGHLVHYEAVRDTVERIAQFLQAVPATASETSA from the coding sequence GTGCCAGAACACCCGCCCCACCTCATCCCCACGCTCGGCGTAGATACCCGAGACTGGATCTTTGGCGACCCCGCAGGAGCCCCCGTGATCCTCGTCCACGGATTCCGGGGCGACCACCACGGCCTCCAGGGCATCGCCGCGGGGCTTGCCGCGACAGCACCGGGCTTCGCGTTCCACGTGCCCGACCTCCCTGGATTTGGTCAGACCCCGGCGCTCCCGGGGCGCACCCACGATCTCGCCGCGTTTGGCGAGTGGCTGGTGGCGTTCAGTCGCGAGGTCGCGCCGCAGGGCGCCATCATCCTCGGGCACTCCTTCGGCTCTCTCGTGGTCAGCTCGGCGCTCGCCCAGGGGGCCGACTCCACGCGCACGATCCTCATCAACCCGATTTCCGCGCCCGCGCTCGAGGGGCCGCAGGCCGTCCTCACCCAGCTCGCGATCGCGTATTACCGCATCGCCAACGCGCTGCCGGAGCGCGCCGCGAAGGGACTGCTCGGCAACACGCTCATCGTGCGCGGCATGAGCGAGGTGATGGCGAAGACCCGTGACCGAGAGCTGCGCGCCTGGATCCATGACCAGCACGACCGGTACTTCTCGTCGTTCTCGGACTCACGTTCGCTCCTCGAGGCCTTCCGCGCCTCCGTCTCGCACACCGTCGCCGAGCACGCGGCCGCCTACGACATGCCGACGCTCATCATCGCGGGGGAGCGGGACGATATCACCCCGCTCGCGAAGCAACTCGATCTGCAGCGGATGATCCCAAACGCGGAGCTTCTCATTCTTCCCGGCACTGGGCACCTCGTGCATTATGAGGCGGTCCGAGACACCGTCGAGCGCATCGCACAATTTCTGCAGGCTGTCCCTGCCACAGCCTCGGAGACAAGCGCGTGA
- a CDS encoding exonuclease domain-containing protein — protein sequence MNDSLPLWAAQLAVFDTETTGVETDTSRIVSATLAILGENGEITERYDWLLNPGVEIPDSAVRVHGITTEVARSSGIDAAVGIAQITERIAQLIERGLPLVVYNAPYDLSLLAAEQRRYGVAGAAIAPVLDPLIIDKQLDRFRKGKRTLVAVSEHYGVELGNAHDAGEDAIASGKVMQQLARKYASTLPDDLEALHAAQAEWARAQAENFQDYMRRVRDPNFVADGAWPIRS from the coding sequence GTGAACGACTCACTCCCCCTCTGGGCAGCCCAGCTTGCGGTGTTCGACACCGAGACGACAGGCGTCGAGACAGACACCTCGCGCATCGTGAGTGCGACGCTCGCGATTCTCGGCGAGAACGGCGAGATCACCGAACGCTACGACTGGCTGCTGAACCCCGGCGTCGAGATTCCCGATTCTGCGGTGCGGGTGCACGGGATTACGACGGAGGTTGCGCGCTCAAGCGGCATCGATGCCGCCGTCGGCATCGCTCAGATCACCGAACGCATCGCGCAACTCATCGAGCGCGGCCTCCCACTGGTCGTCTACAACGCGCCGTACGACCTGTCGCTGCTTGCGGCCGAGCAGCGGCGCTACGGCGTTGCGGGCGCGGCGATCGCGCCGGTGCTTGACCCGCTCATCATCGACAAGCAGCTCGACCGCTTCCGCAAGGGCAAGCGCACGCTCGTTGCGGTGTCGGAGCACTACGGGGTCGAACTCGGCAACGCCCACGACGCGGGCGAGGATGCGATCGCCTCGGGCAAGGTCATGCAACAGCTCGCGCGGAAGTACGCGTCGACGCTGCCCGACGATCTCGAGGCGCTGCACGCCGCGCAGGCGGAATGGGCACGCGCCCAGGCCGAGAACTTCCAGGACTACATGCGGCGTGTGCGCGATCCGAATTTCGTTGCCGACGGGGCGTGGCCGATCCGGAGCTAG
- the fabG gene encoding 3-oxoacyl-ACP reductase FabG, which produces MNASITPRTVLITGGNRGIGYAIAERMIADGHRVAVTSRSGEGPEGALTVRAEMTDSASIDRAFTEVEEKLGSVEVLVANAGITRDTLLLRMSEEDFTEVIDTNLTGTFRVVKRASKGLLKQRFGRVILISSVVGLYGSAGQINYSSSKAALVGFARSLTRELGGRGITANVIAPGFIDTDMTAVLPEAQQQQYLASIPAARFGQVAEIAGAASFLAGDDAAYISGAVIPVDGGLGMGH; this is translated from the coding sequence ATGAACGCAAGCATCACCCCACGCACCGTCCTCATCACCGGCGGCAACCGCGGCATCGGCTACGCCATCGCGGAGCGCATGATCGCGGACGGCCACCGCGTGGCAGTCACCTCCCGCTCCGGCGAGGGGCCGGAGGGCGCGCTCACCGTGCGCGCCGAGATGACCGATTCCGCGTCGATCGACCGCGCCTTCACCGAGGTCGAGGAGAAGCTCGGCTCCGTCGAGGTCCTCGTCGCGAACGCCGGCATCACGCGCGACACCCTGCTCCTGCGCATGTCGGAGGAGGACTTCACCGAGGTTATCGACACGAACCTCACGGGGACCTTCCGTGTCGTGAAGCGCGCGTCCAAGGGGTTGCTCAAGCAGCGCTTCGGCCGCGTGATCCTCATCTCCTCGGTTGTGGGCCTCTACGGCTCGGCGGGACAGATCAACTATTCCTCGTCGAAGGCGGCGCTCGTTGGTTTCGCCAGGTCGCTCACCCGCGAGCTCGGCGGTCGCGGCATCACCGCGAACGTCATCGCGCCGGGATTCATCGACACCGACATGACGGCGGTGCTTCCCGAGGCACAGCAGCAGCAGTACCTCGCGTCGATCCCCGCGGCCCGGTTCGGCCAGGTCGCAGAGATTGCCGGCGCGGCATCGTTCCTCGCCGGCGACGACGCGGCCTACATCTCTGGCGCCGTGATCCCCGTCGATGGCGGCCTCGGCATGGGGCACTAG
- a CDS encoding cutinase family protein, with the protein MPSEHTSPRGGVARSQRRRVPAGVAVGAALAALSVLVGCAPEPDPAATRNALTEVTSEPVAPDVVDEYSASEHPDPIVEPLDCTPYLIVTARGTGEPSRKQLLGPVARAIEEARPDETLRLDLDYPADTEINAGATLGARTLIDTLNVQAEACPEQRTILLGYSQGALVIGDALAAPDARLVGAAVGEVTEAAAERVLAVVLYGNPRFVGADPTGYGSFSPDVNGLLPRPPGSFTPYEGRMRDYCVADDFICQSTLSVEEAGHVAYYDNGMQADGAAYVITRLGPIPKTDAAEKRGDAERRADESETRDDAPADVRERAAAEGES; encoded by the coding sequence ATGCCTAGCGAGCACACGTCCCCGCGCGGCGGCGTCGCGCGCTCGCAACGTCGCCGCGTTCCCGCCGGGGTCGCCGTCGGCGCGGCGCTCGCGGCCCTCAGCGTGCTTGTCGGCTGCGCGCCCGAGCCCGATCCCGCGGCAACACGCAACGCCCTCACCGAGGTCACGTCCGAGCCAGTCGCCCCCGACGTCGTCGACGAGTACAGTGCGAGCGAACACCCCGACCCGATTGTCGAGCCGCTCGACTGCACCCCCTACCTCATCGTCACGGCCCGCGGCACGGGCGAGCCGAGCCGCAAGCAGCTCCTCGGCCCCGTGGCGCGGGCCATTGAGGAGGCACGCCCCGACGAGACGCTGCGGCTCGACCTCGACTACCCCGCGGATACCGAGATCAACGCTGGGGCGACGCTCGGCGCCCGGACGCTGATCGACACCCTCAACGTGCAGGCGGAGGCGTGCCCGGAGCAGCGCACGATCCTGCTCGGCTATTCGCAGGGAGCGCTCGTGATCGGGGACGCACTCGCCGCCCCCGACGCGCGCCTCGTCGGCGCGGCCGTGGGTGAGGTCACCGAGGCCGCTGCCGAGCGGGTGCTCGCCGTCGTGCTGTACGGCAACCCGCGGTTTGTGGGCGCCGACCCAACGGGCTACGGCAGCTTCTCCCCCGACGTGAACGGGCTGCTCCCGCGCCCGCCAGGCAGTTTTACGCCGTACGAGGGGCGCATGCGGGACTACTGTGTCGCGGACGACTTCATCTGCCAGTCGACGCTGTCGGTCGAGGAGGCGGGCCACGTCGCCTACTACGACAACGGCATGCAGGCGGACGGCGCCGCGTACGTCATCACCAGGCTCGGCCCGATACCGAAGACCGACGCCGCCGAGAAGCGGGGCGACGCCGAGCGACGAGCCGACGAATCCGAGACGCGAGACGATGCACCCGCCGACGTGCGCGAGCGCGCGGCCGCCGAGGGCGAGTCCTAG
- a CDS encoding ABC transporter ATP-binding protein, which yields MTTVLSLTDASYIRNRRPILDSVNWQVDDSERWVILGPNGAGKTTILKLVTANDFPTTGTVDVLGHRLGKVDIFELRARLGFVSSATARRIPPNELVRDVVLTAAYSVEGRWNEEYDAIDVRQADRVLAEWDLLELADQPFGTLSDGERKRTLIARAVMTDPELLLLDEPSASLDLGARERLLQMLSGFAQSPYSPAMVMVTHHVEEIPPGFTHVMLVNGGTVQAAGPIAETLTAENLEATFGMPFELTESGGRYAATARAAAH from the coding sequence ATGACGACCGTGCTGAGCCTCACCGACGCGAGCTACATTCGCAATCGCCGACCGATTCTTGACAGCGTGAACTGGCAGGTCGACGACAGCGAACGGTGGGTTATTCTTGGCCCGAACGGTGCGGGCAAGACGACGATCCTGAAGCTCGTCACGGCGAACGATTTCCCGACGACGGGCACCGTCGACGTGCTCGGGCATCGCCTCGGCAAGGTCGACATCTTCGAGTTGCGCGCGCGCCTGGGCTTCGTGTCGAGCGCGACCGCGCGGCGCATCCCGCCGAACGAGCTTGTGCGCGACGTCGTCCTCACCGCGGCCTACTCTGTCGAGGGGCGCTGGAACGAGGAGTACGACGCGATCGACGTGCGCCAGGCGGATCGCGTACTCGCGGAGTGGGATCTGCTTGAGCTCGCCGATCAGCCGTTCGGGACGCTCTCTGATGGCGAGCGGAAGCGCACCCTCATCGCGCGCGCCGTGATGACCGATCCTGAACTGCTGCTGCTCGATGAGCCGAGCGCGAGCCTCGACCTCGGCGCCCGCGAGCGCCTGCTGCAGATGCTGTCAGGATTCGCGCAGTCGCCGTACTCGCCGGCAATGGTGATGGTCACCCATCACGTCGAGGAGATCCCGCCAGGGTTCACGCACGTGATGCTCGTCAACGGTGGCACCGTCCAGGCGGCGGGACCGATCGCCGAGACCCTGACCGCGGAGAACCTCGAAGCGACGTTCGGCATGCCGTTCGAGCTCACCGAGTCGGGCGGCCGGTACGCTGCGACGGCTCGCGCAGCCGCTCACTAG